actaGCCCAGTGATAGAAAAAGAATtaccagacttaatagattttgctgtagtcaaaaatatagatagatcgctTATGATAGCTGATATATGCACAGAGCTATCATCTGATcgttctcctgtactaataaagttatgcgAACAGCTTATAATATTTGAGCCAAAATTTTTCCATCATCTCGTAAAAGTATAAgataatttaattatgtaataactaatgcagctgtattggcaacaccaaaaaaaaaaacaataaaccagttggttttAGAGAGATCAGTATTagtgaaatagaaaagcttgtaaatgagaaaagggagctagacgtgaatggcagttaAGTCGCTCCCCTTAaactctgcttcaactgaaatctgctgcACGTAAGTTAAAAAAGCGCCTAAACGCGGGCAAGaacacaacactgaaaattttattaagaaactgtgtccaaattctagcaagcaaaactccctttggaaagTCCAAAAGTCTTTCAAGACACCAGTAGATTCCAACATGcctctaagacagttgaatggtaattgggcacGTAGTGATGAGGATAAGGCAAATTGATTTGCAAATctcctagaaaaggtatttcaacccaattgcccaaaaaacaactttaatacctgagacagacatgtagtaacaataccatatatagtacaaatacCACATGTGTGTCACCCAATACcagcaaaataccatatgagcaatgtagtattttgctggtaacaatactatgatgtttcattgtggtatttgtataagcacagctaaaaaacaggtaacaaactttgctaaaagcttttacacaaaagctcttcgaaatattctgacaaaatgacttaaaaaattaattattgaaatggaaaacaaaatatttttcacaatttttcttccGGAAAAGCAAGAAATGCTTTATTTTATGTCAGATTTTTAGGGAGTCTTTTAGCAAATCGTTTTTTTGTGATGAAAATACATTAACTTCatagtattttaaataattgcacttattttctccataacacacatttacatatttattgttttcaatttttctgaaatatttaatgcctatgAAACAAAGGTAGTATTTCAGTTTACTACATTGCCGTGTGTGTCACcaacgtagtaaacagaataccatgatacctttactatggtattgttactacatttCTGTCTTAGGTATAAGTTCCCAACCTTGCCCAATACCGCTAACGAGTCGCTTGTGCctattaggacttctacttctgaagttactagaataataaaagaacttaacccaaaaaagtcaccaggacatgataatattactccaaaaatgctaattgagttaccaaatattgtgaaagaacaaaagtgtaagcttGTAAGCCCCaggcgaatgaagtaacttatcctggtattcacctagatataagacttacgtggagaaaacatatatctagtaaaataacttgcatgaagataagagctgcaaatttaaattggctatgaaataaaaactccaaacttatacaacaaagtgcttttatataatgcggtcaagCCGATTTGgaacgtgttcaccatggtacatgcgcaAAGAAAATagccataaagaccttggtatttctatggtaaagaaagaagtaaaaGACAGCagagttaaatatatgtatttacatttctATAATGCCTAATAgtaatcatatagatggtagtagtagagtaatagtattatctatgtatgtgtaatagccctgacagacgagcaaaatgtGCATTTGgtcagctgatagtgaaatttgtttatttattaaaacaaaaagtgaaatgaaagtgtgtgaaaaagtgaaaaatattggaaaaatggatggcaaactgtgcgttgtttattttctgccatctaaaattattaagatttgtttttgttaatatacttgcacataatttaattagcaatataaaaactgtttacctctgaagctgtaaacacaaacaaggcaGCAGATTTCAAGCGgcatctgtcaaacaatagcaaaaatctgtcatttttaaccaatgttgcctactaaattcagcaaatgcacgaaattcttgtgcatcaCAAACTTGCATTCatatgggtcaaatgcgcaaataaatgtaaattaagcccgctaatgcatattagcgctgtcgtctgtcagggccaTAAGCctcagtaaagcgtggacgggtcctcagccgcacttttcttggaattaaaaaagaaaagcaaaatttcacgcaaatgtcgagaattcggctcaaaaagtgacattttcagttgaaaataagtttgggatgcaaacagatctctacaaatatttcgttgggttaatgttgacacaaatgtccaggatcggtataaaacgatttaatcgaccagtgcttgaccctagagacatctattggaaaacggcggaagcaaagttgtagatatatcacccaaaccctttggctaacgCTTTGGTACATTCTTGCGATGAAACACActttaaaagaagagatatgcccgcatactaaggagcaatgtatcaccaaaacagcccAATAGCTTGCCTGAACGTGTATaggttttaaatagatttaagattttataacttattgtatTCTTTcctattttatacaaaaacttacaaaatatagcgaatttcttcattattttcacaaatttttgaacagctgcaaCTTTTTCAACTTCACCGAAGTTAAttcaccttttcaacactatatggcatgacacaattaggggtgttgtggaatgtgatagttgtcggaatcagaattgaaaccgaaaaaaagtagtaggtgtcatgaattcagacattATTGGTTTAATGTTTGAAACAGAATACAAGtatgtatcggttttgggtgttacggaaaccaattttatcggttttgctatcagaaacaaaacAAGAAGATAGTTGCagacagatttgaaatgtatgtAAAGTCAAGgaattttattgttacgaattaatttatctttatttctataagagaaaacataagaataaaacacaaaatgtcTTAAATATtgagttttgcaaaaaaaaaaatgcggatatttaaggggggagcctgctttttaggcttcaaaaaatcgattttttgcgAGGGAAAgatataattgattaaagcgaacattttttttttttgataagaaatctttgatattctgcctttgagGCAGAATCTGCGGGCagtatgcaggtcgcaatttctatcggaaacaaaaaattcaaagagtttcatatttgttaataacttatgtTTTAGTTTAACTAAGAAAATTTCTAAAGCTGTCTCCCCCTttaaagatttacaaaacgtaatttaacacccgtctttattcattcgataaatattcagccctattctgcattTCTACTCGAATCGAAATTTTCTCCGATTGGCAACTTTGGTATTCTGCGTTTCGATTCAACTTCGAAAATTCCAATTCTATGTATTCTGCATTGCGATCGTAATTACGTTTTTGTACGTTGAAGTTTTGTCGGCGGAAAGCCGTTATATATTCATTTTCGTGCACttggataaaataatttcctcaaatatgtaagtaaaactttATGATTATGGTTGTAAGACATAATGGTGGTGTCCTTGGTTATTTGtgcttaaatgatattttttgatatgtttGCAGGTCAAAAGTAACAACGGCAGAGCAATACGAAAAATTGTGTGATATGATGGCCACGAAAAGAGATATTGCGCAGGGCTTCCAAAAGCGACCGAAGGAAGAAGTACAGGAGTTTTGGGAGGAGATTGCAAGGAATTTAAATACACTTGGCCCACCAACAAAAGATTCCAATACATGGAGGTAATATATTAcctacaattaattttaaaaaattaagttacatCTAACGTTTTCGTGCAGGTCTGGATTGACTGAAAATGCTACATGAAGCGAAAATTATcgcataacaaaaaataaaggatGAGCACCGGTGGAGGTCCTTGCCGTTTACAACACATAAGCCCACTTGATGAAAAGGTGATAGCTTTGACGGGTTTGGAAACGGATGATATCCCTTCAACCAGTAGAGCTAGCAGCCAAAATAGAGAGGCGAGAGCAAACAAGCAGAGCACTTCTTCATTACTTAAGCAAcagatacaaatcaaaaagaattttatgcagagacgaaaaaattcaatgaagctGCCTTTGGTAAAATGGAAGAAGTTACTTCATATTTACGGCACATGAATTGTTCTCTAGAAACTTTGGCGGAGACTGCAGTGAAGCAACTTGAAGAACAGAAGCGACACAATAGAATTAAGGAAGAGCTGGTGAaggaaaaagtagaaataaaaatgcaaatgctaAGATTAGATCCAAATTATAAGCCGGATTCAAAATagtcattttttaattgttagccttttatttattttactattattcatttatataacgagcagtgaaacgaaataaaagcatttacttttttaatataggagCTGTAAAATGCACTgaatgcaattgtttttatttaattgaataatgtagggcatattttgaataatgcatTGCTCTCCTCCTCAAGTAATATCGCAGCCGCTACTGATTCCATGTTAGTGTTAAAAAAAACgcgatataatttctttattttaataaaccaacaataatttgtgtatttttgctttgttatgtTTCATTTTCACACGTTTCAAGGCAAACAGCTGACTTCGAAAGAGCTAcagctcttcctcttcttctttcaatCCAATCGTAACTCAGAATACCTATTTTCGATTCAGACGGAGCGTAGAGCGGGAACGTAATCGAaatgcagaatagggctgatTATCTCTTAAAATCGGAACTCATTAACCAACGCTATCATATATAAATAACCAATTGCCATTTATTTCATTACAACTATTgtcatttttcttcttttgaatTAATAGATCtggtttttttattgtatttttatttttttattaaataagttATGTATAATTTcatggtttattaaaaattttttagattccCCTTCTGTTTTGGAGTCGATTCGTactaaactaattttttgatgGTATTAATTAAGTTGCTCATCTATGAAGTTACTTTTAACCTCCATTCGGACAACGCATGTTTacaattgtacatatatacttttattgcTGATTGGTAGATTTTATTTGCCCGTTCACAATTGGTAAAAAGTAGGGGTGAGCCATTGCTTCACGTGCAGTCAACCTTTCAACATGATCATAACGCAAAAGCTTATCAAGAAAATCAAGGGCCTCTGGTGAAACAAGATGCTGATTATCCGAATGGACAAATCTTTCCCATCTCTTTCGAGAGTGCCTTTGTAAAATGTCATGGAATCGAGGATCTAGCTCAATATTGTATTTATCTAAATATGCATACAATTCTTCAGTGCCAAGCACTTTGGCAATACGGACGAGTTGGTCATAGTTATCGTGTCCATGAAAAAAGGGTTCTTTCCGAAAAATCATTGAAGCTAACATACAGCCCAAAGACCACATATCTAATGAGTAATCATACATTTGGTAGTCAACAAGCAACTCCGGCCCTTTGAAATATCGAGACGCCACTCGAACATTGTACTCCTGGCCAGGATGATAAAATTCTGCCAAACCCCAATCAATCAGGCGCAATTTACGATTTTCGTGATCAATCATAACGTTATGAGGTTTTACATCCCTGTGCATAATGCCCATACTATGGCAATAGTCGAGAGCCTTCAGTAATTCAAATAAGTAGTAACGGATCTCATAGTCCGTTAAAGTTTGATATAATTGTTTAAAGTCGGTGTTATTGACGTGCTCAAATATCAAAGCGGGAGTACGTGAAACGGGATCTTTTACAACCGCTAATAGAGTAATTATATTAGTTCCACCTCGCAAATTCTctagtatttttatttcacgcttaattttcttcttctttactggtttGAGGATTTTAACCACACACTTCTCCGTCGTTGTAATATTAATAGCTTCAAATACTTCGGAGTATTTGCCACGACCCAATTTTCGAACCAGCTGGTAATCATCCTGGTTAGCCCATTCAACTACATAATTCTCGTAGTCCCAATACTCGTCCGGTTTGTGTGCATTCACATCTGTATAAACTCGGGCAGCACTTGGGAGTGTCATCTTTCCAGAACTGATTCTACTCTTTCTCAAAAAGTTTGTTATGACAGAGAAATCCTGATTTGGAACGACCCCTCTTACATTTATGACAGAGCTACTAGAATCTGTACAATAGCTTCTCCGAAGACGGTTTTGATACAGGCcactggaaaatgaaaaaagtacaaaagttAACATTAAATAActgttttgtttaatttgtttagAGTAAGTATGGTAAACTAAAGTGATACGTAATACGATATTGACTACCTAATCCTAATTTTTAGCGTCCCTGACGCTGTTGACAATTTAATTCcacttcaatatttttgtgatattaCCACAACAGTCGACAACTGTCAGATAGCAGTTGAGTAAGTAGTAGTCAAAGAAAATAGGAAGTGGCTTAATGGGCTCTTAGtgaaacttaaataaattttaaattaattattttgttcaaatagaAAAGTCAAGGTTAAAACTAAACAGCAGTGTCGTAATTTGGAAGCAGCTTTACtggtatttcaaaataaaaggtACAACCACTCCTAGCCCATGCATATggattaaaaatagtaaaaatccaTTCAATTCATGGGTAACTACAACAAATTTTAGGTGATAATTTTTCGTATATACACTAAGCATCAAAggaaagtatatttatattagtttCTGACAACATCAGAGAGttcatttattttctatattttctcttataataaaattcataaagcaTGCCGCGAAGACACACCGTTATGTGAAATAAACAGTTGGAATAAAATATGTACTTAgtatttatatgcaataaaCTCGATAGAGTGTGATTAGTCTTCGATGGGGCGCCGATGAGCGCGCGTTAAATGAAAGGGTAactttagtttttgttatttttatgaagGTAAAGTTGATTTACctcaagatttaataaaattgcatttattaCGAATATTAAGAATGATGGAAATTTTTTCCTATGTgccagggttctcatttactgctccgagttttgttaggtaaaaaactatagctgtagcgagagcaaaaaattaaatgctgcGCTATGCTCTGCCGTAGCGGTAGCAGAgcggagctaatgaaaattttcatatgctgtggctcccgacaaagtgagagcggtagcaagtaCTAAATAAAATGCTACgggagtagcgtagtttttcaaacgctgctaTGTGCTTAATGAAAAAAGTGGAAACTGAAGAAATTCGGAATTTAATTGTAGAAGAACATATCGAAAAAgatctgaaaaatattccatttcgaTCGGAGAGACAAGgaagatttttgaaaactttaagaAAAAGACAACCAAAACTCAGTACGGTGGAGGTCCAAAGTCCAAAATTTTCCTATACGTTGAGCTATTTTTACGaagaaaaattgctgaaatcCCTGAATTTTCATCGAGTTGATCGAAAGTTTTGCTGTGGATGGTTCAATTAATACAATGCAAAGAAATCTGCAACATTTGGCTTGAAAACTTATGTCGCAAAAACGACTTATGATTTCCATAGGGAATAGAAAAAAAGACTGGAATTGCCAAACCAAttaggctgttcacgataaggtggttatgtgattaagtaaacaaaaacaaaatgcggtatgacaaaataacTAACTTTGACCCACCCAGgcccttgtttacagattatgtggttgtttgcttatttccagtgtTAGAAAGTCGTTGGAATTTAACTAAAtgacagcacaaaaaataaataaaactaagcaAATGGCATTTCCAGTTAGATTTTCTTATGGGAAATTCTGCTAtcaacagctgttttttgtttacaatcagcaaattaaaaacGGAATGAAAAGCATCACAAATCATCGGCGAGGTTGCGATCTGCGCCTTCCTAGACATTGAGGGTGCCTTTGACAATGCGTCTCACACCAGCGTGATCAAGGCACTTGAGAGAAGGAACGTTACCACTCCAATATGCAGATGGATAGAAGCCCTTCTGCGTACTAGGGTAGCGGAAACCACGGTGGGGGAAAGCAGGATTCGTCTTGGCATCACaaggggctgcccacaggggGGAGTACTATCCCCTCTGCTATGGAGCTTGGTAGTAGACGAACTCCTTGAGTTGCTCGCCAGCAATGGAATCCGCTGTCAAGGGTACGCGGATGACATCGTAATAATGGCGATAGACAGATTTGAAAACACTCTCTGTGACATTGTTCCAAGGGGCTTAAACCTGGCGAAAGGATGGTGCAACACGGTAGGGCTAAACATCAACCCAGCAAAAACTACCGTGGTCCCATTCACTAGGCGGAGATCTCTTCCGGGCCTGAGGTCCCTAACAATAGGGGCCACAGAGGTGGAAATGTCGAAAGAGGTCAAATTCCTTGGCTTCACTTTAGACTCGTCACTACGGTGGAGTAGGCTTTTGGACTTAACGCTGTCCAAAGCAACGAGAGCACTTATGGTATGCAGACGCCTGGCCGGCAGATCATGGGGTTGCAAGCCAGGAATCATtagatggctgtataccatgatagTAAGGCCTATTATCACCTATGGAGCGGTGGCTTGGGCCACCAAAGCAGCTCAGTCTTCGGTGATCCAGAGACTGTCAAAGCTGCAAAGACTTGCCTGTGTCTGTGCTTCGGGGGCAATGCGCACATGCCCCACTGTGGCACTGGAAGTCATActggagctcacaccgctgcacCAGGTGATAAAACAAGCAGCAAACCACaccatgctgctaatgtcaGCAGAAAGCTGCGGTAGAGGAAAGTTAATGTCCTCCAGACAGATGGACGCACTAGCGGAAAGCACACCGCTGGTCCTTCTCCCAAAGGACGGCACaacgaagaaaataaacttcaaaAGGAATTTCCAAGTTATTCTCGGCAGCAAGACGGAGTGGAGCGATTCCACGCTGGAAAAACTGTTGGAAGACAGTACCTTCCAGTGGTACACCGATGGTATTGGGGCAGGTATTGCGGGACCGCGTACTAAGCTGTCCATACCAATGGGCTGCTTCCCAAGTATCTTCCAGGCTGAAGTTTTTGCCATAGGTCAGTGCGCGGAATTCAACCTcagccgcaactatcgcaaccagcgaTGGCTATTCTCAgtgatagccaagcggcactaAAGGCGATTTCATcatatgagatcaaatcgcttttagtCGAGGAATGCATAGACAGGCTAAACCGCCTGTCCTTGTGCAACcgggtgcacctaatttgggtgccaggGCACAAAGGAATAGAAGGTAACGAGAAGGCCGACGAACTGGCCCGCGCTGCGGCAGCGTCCAAGGTGATGGGACCAGAACCATACATAGCGGTAGAATCCCATACttttaaggagctgctccgcacggaggaaAGAACGGAGAGAGAACGGCATTGGCACAGGCACAGGCATCAGGCATGCGCCACGCCAAACTGCTACTAGGGGGGTACAGTCTCTCCAGGTTGAAGGAACTTATTAACCTCCCCCGTGAAAAATTCCGTCTCCTCGTCGCAATTTACACAGGGCACTGgaggctcaggaagcacttgtccaacatgggcatagtctcctgtgctaactgccggttctgcgacctggaacaggaaacaccagcacacctaatCCTGGATTGCGCAGCAATCTGTGGAAAAAGGCTTAAGGCTCTGGATTCCATTTTTAtcagcagggatcacatcacctcagtagcgcccGGCAAACTCCTAGACCTATTCAGGCTGCTGGGACTCTGGGAAGACATGTGATATcgtagagggcacaatagaccctaggtcgcggtgcattacctcataacatttatctatctatctatctatcacAAATCATCAAAGTAAGTAAGAATCacaaagtacaaaataaatatacatttttttcatttatttttactccAATTTTAGTGTTTACAGAAATACGAAAGCGCCGGCGAGAAAAGGAGGTGAAAAAATGGACGGAAGCCGAAATCAAAACAGTGCTTTGCTATATGCAGGAACACCGAAACATCGAGGCGAGTTTTCGAcacattagttatttattttgatttcattacATCTCCTTTAATTTCAGAAACCAACAGCGAAAATCTATTATAGTAAGTTGCTTGCAGTAACAAAAATTGAAGCGAcgtggaatattttaaaatgtaaggTTCGGTATTTAAAAACCCAAATGAAATCGGCAGAACACTGGCTAAACTCCACGAGCGCTGGAGTAGAGGATGACGATGTGGAACTGACAGTGATGGGAacatttcatatatattttaatatcaactttggaattaaattttaaatcattgatTATTTAAGATAAAGTGCTTAACCCTTATGTCAACGGCAACATACCTGGGTATGTTTTGCGTTTTCGAAACGCTGTAGCTCTGAACTGAAtcggatcgacttgaaatttcgTGATATCCTAGAGAAAACTGTTTTACGCAATAGTCCCAATTTTAGTTAGGATTGGATCATCCGTTTGGTAGATAAAGCCCATTTACAAATTTGCACCCTTACGTCAACAGCATACATACCTGGGTATACCATACCATATGTATAGTAAAACGCATGCAAATAtgataatatttgaaaagtatagtttattttgagtgaaaaaaatacttatggcataaaaattattataaattataaaatacttatgaaaaaaatattaaaaaaaaactacgaaaaaatttaaaattattgaaattcaattaCACCTATCGCATTGCGACAAGTCTTTGGAATGCTCTGCGCACACTGGTTTGTTGCATTATGTGCATGCTTTACGAGTAGGGCGTCGTTTGGAGCAGATGTAGCAATTCCCCTTTACTTTTAGGCGTCCCGTACTATCACGCTCCTCCGCTTCATGTGCTCCAGCATCCACAACTCGGATGGGCCTACCTATCATGGCTTCGATGGCGTTGCGCGTTGAAAAAATTCTGGATATTCTGCTGTTATTCGCCCTTCTCTCTATTTCTGGCTTGCATAGTTGCTCACTTAGCTGATGGAGAAACATCCTACGGCGGCTTGTATATGACTTCAGTTGAGTGTTGTTGTCAACGTATATTATGTATGCAGCAAACGCAGCAACGTCcacaatattataaaagaaaaccaAAGGCCATCTATTTGTGCGCCGCTTGGTACTATATTCGGACAAGCACATGTCCATGCTATCAACTCCacctttggttttgttgtaGTCCAATATAAGCAATGGCTTCTTCTTAGGACCGGACGTTTCTGTTGTATAATGAGAAGTGGACAATAATACAACTGCCTTGTTTTTCTTGGGCACGTACGAGCACATCGTAACGTGATTATAGAATCCAAACATTGACGATT
Above is a genomic segment from Bactrocera neohumeralis isolate Rockhampton unplaced genomic scaffold, APGP_CSIRO_Bneo_wtdbg2-racon-allhic-juicebox.fasta_v2 cluster09, whole genome shotgun sequence containing:
- the LOC126764106 gene encoding casein kinase II subunit alpha, producing the protein MTLPSAARVYTDVNAHKPDEYWDYENYVVEWANQDDYQLVRKLGRGKYSEVFEAINITTTEKCVVKILKPVKKKKIKREIKILENLRGGTNIITLLAVVKDPVSRTPALIFEHVNNTDFKQLYQTLTDYEIRYYLFELLKALDYCHSMGIMHRDVKPHNVMIDHENRKLRLIDWGLAEFYHPGQEYNVRVASRYFKGPELLVDYQMYDYSLDMWSLGCMLASMIFRKEPFFHGHDNYDQLVRIAKVLGTEELYAYLDKYNIELDPRFHDILQRHSRKRWERFVHSDNQHLVSPEALDFLDKLLRYDHVERLTAREAMAHPYFLPIVNGQIKSTNQQ
- the LOC126764110 gene encoding piggyBac transposable element-derived protein 4-like, with translation MLNSCLRRYYVAGANVTVDEQLYAYRGGTGFTQYIPSKPAKYGIKVWWVCDSISSYPLQGQIYTGMAPSGERERNVGERIVKDLCINFFDGSGRNIVCDKFFTSYNLAKSLMIDNNLSILGTYNKRRTFVPAAFANPKGREAESSMFGFYNHVTMCSYVPKKNKAVVLLSTSHYTTETSGPKKKPLLILDYNKTKGGVDSMDMCLSEYSTKRRTNRWPLVFFYNIVDVAAFAAYIIYVDNNTQLKSYTSRRRMFLHQLSEQLCKPEIERRANNSRISRIFSTRNAIEAMIGRPIRVVDAGAHEAEERDSTGRLKVKGNCYICSKRRPTRKACT